Sequence from the Natronomonas marina genome:
AGCGCCGCCGTCGGCGCCGCGGGTTCCGACTCACCCGAGGGGTGGCGCGCTTCGACCCGTCTCAGGCGTCCGGTCGGTCGCCGTCATCGGCTTCGGACAGCCGATACGCCTCGGCCAGGCGTGCGAGCGTCCCCTCGCGGGTCTCGCCCGACAACTCCGCCGCGTGTGCGATCCGAAACAGTTCGTGGGTGGCGTCGATGGTCGGCGCACGGTAGCCCGCGTCGGCCGCCGTCTCCAGCATCTCGCGTGCCTCTCCCAGCCGCCGTTCGGACTCCGACCCCGCCGCGAGCGCGCGGAACGCCCGGTGGACGTACTCGTCGAAGGCGTCCGTGGCGAAGGCGGGATCGAGGCCCTCGAAGAGCTCCTCCTCCAGTCCGTAGTGTCTCGCGAGCAACGTCGCGTCGACGATCAGCGGGAGTATCCCTTTCGTGATCGCGCTACGGCTCAGTTTGAGCACCGCGGGCCCCCGGAGGTCATCGCCCATCGAGGCGACGTCGAAGCCGACGGCCAGGAGGCGGTCGGCGACCGGTTCCCGACCGACGCCCGCGACGGTCAGACGGACCGTCTCCGGGGGCCCCGAGGCGCCCCCCATTATCGCGCCGTTCAGAAACGTGGTGTTCGTCCCCTCGAACGTTCGGTCGATCCGGGCCGTCGACCTCGGGGAGACCGAGTTCACGTCGTAGAACCACCGTTCGCGGCCGTCCCCGACCCCGTCGAGCGCCGCCTCGGCGACGTCGACGGCCGTCGCCGGCCACACACACGAGACGATCAGATCGCTTCGCCGGGCCAGCGCCGCCGGTGAATCCGCAACTGCCGGCGGGCCGTCGGCCAGTCGTTCCCGCAGCGCCGCCGGCGAGCGGTTGGTCACGGCGACGTCGTAGCCGGCGTCCAGGAACGCGTCGGCGAAGGTCTCTCCCGCCTCCCCGTATCCCAGCACGCCGACGGTATCGATGGTCGTCATCGGATGTGGTCGGTTTCGCCGCTCCCGGCTTTAACCCACCCGTTCGCGTCCCGTGGAGTTCGTTCGGGCTGGACGGAGATAGCGAGAGCGTAGTCTAACCCCGTGAATCCAGACCTCTCGATCAGTCGCTGTATATCACTGATCTCCGCGCTCGTACTCGTCTTTCCAGAGGCCTTTCTCCTCGTAGAGATCCGCAGCGGCCGGATGGAACGGGACGTTGTTGAAGGGGTTTTTGACCCAGTACCCCTCGCTGCTGTAGAAATTACCCATCTGGTGAACGTCGGCTAGTCCACTTCGGTTTTCGAACCCGACAGTCAGGAACTCGCGGAGCGGTTCGTAGCTCTCTTCGCTGGTCGCGATGAAATTGAACACGCCGGTCGGCGTGGGAACCGATTCGGGGATGTTCGCGAAGCTCTCCCGCATGTCGGACGGAGGCTCGATCGAGAACATCCGGACCCGCTCGTCGCTTTCGAGCTGACTAACGATCGAATCGGGGATATCGAGGACGGTGACGTCGACAGCGCTGGTAGCCTCCTGCATCCAGGCGGGGAGGAACGGTCCGTTCGTAAACGAGAACGAACCGATGTCAAGCCGGTCCTCGGAAAACGCGGTCGCCTGCTCCGTGAATCCGACGTTCGCTCGGACGTAGTCCGACAGACCGCCGTACTCTTCGAGGACGTACAGCAGCATGGTCGCACTCGAACTGCCACGCGGACCGGGGGACACCTGACTGCCGGATTCGATGTCCTCGATGGTTTCCCACTCGCCGTGATTCGTCATGTACGTCCACATCAGGTCGAATACGTTGAACAGCTGGTAGTACTCGGCGTCGATGTCCCCGAAGGGCTCCTCTCCGTTGATTATCCGCTGGATCGTCCAGTTGCTGACCGTCCCGATATCGATGTCGTCTTCGGCGAGCATCCGAGGCGCGGCGTTGTTTGCCTCAACGGGCTGGACGCTCACCTCAACCTGATCGGTGTTCTCGTTGACCATCGCCGCGAACCCCTGAAGGAACGAGTAGAAGCTAGTGTTCGGTGTGAAGCCGAACACGAGCGAGTCGGGCCCCGAATCCAGGGCCCCGATACACCCGGACAGCCCTATTGCACCACCGGCTGCGATGCTTCCCGCGGTTTGAACGTACGTTCGTCGTTCCATATTGCCACATAATAACTATCGAGCAAAAGTTTTGTGGTGTGATAACAATTGAACAGCACATGACTCGAGTCGGCTGGCTTCCATCGGGCGTGTCACTATCGATTTCGCGGGAGCGTACGCTGGTGGCCACGGTGTACGTACTGGCCGTCGGACTGTCGCTCTACTGTCTCTACTATGCGTTCTTTACGCCCATCGCCGCCACTCGGTTCGCAAACGGATTCCTCGGAATCGGTCTCGCGCTCCATTTCTTGTGGCAGATTCGATCGTCCGAATCCGCGACGGAATCGGCGTCGACGGATATGGTTCCACCCGAAACCAACGAAGGGGCCGAAGCCACGGCCCCCGGTACGGAACCCCGCAACGCGCGGTTCCGTTCCCGAATCTCGGAGTGGGTACGGCGGACGGTGGGCCTCGACCTCGCCGCGTTCCGGTCTCGAATCGAAGGGCAGTGGTCGGTCGCGTACGTTCTGTTCGCACTCGCGTCACTCGGACTCAGTCTCTACGTTGAGTTGAACTTCGATCGACTGCTTGATACCGCGCCTGCCGTCGGGTACACGTCGATGGATATCACCGCCGGCGCCCTCGCTATTTTTCTGGTTACGTACGCGACGTATCTCGCGTACGGGTGGGTGCTCGCCGGCGTTGTCGTCGGGTCCCTCATCTTCGCGTATCTTGGACCGATCATGCCGGGGGTGCTCCGACATCCCGGCGTCACCCCACGAGAGATGACTATCGTCGGCGCGATGCAGTTGAGCGGTATCTATGGGTTCATACTCAGTGTCGGTGCCCGGTGGCTATCGTTGTTCATAATATTCGCGGGCATGGCTCGAGAGTACGGTGCCATCGACTACATCTCCGACATCGGACAAGAGCTGACCAACGTCTTTCGAACGGGGGTCGTCCATGTGGCGGTAGTGAGCAGCATGATAATGGGCTCGATCAACGGAAGTGCCGCTGCCAACACTGCAACTACCGGGAGTTTCACGATACCGATGATGAAACGGCAAGGCGTCAGAAGCGACTACGCTGGTGCGGTCGAAGCCGTCGCGTCGAGTGGGGGGCAGATGCTCCCGCCAGTGATGGGACTGGCCGCCTTCCTCATGGCGGACATCCTGAACATCTCCTACTTCCGAATCGTCCAGTACGCGCTTTTCCCCGCGCTCCTGTTTTACTTCACCGTGGCAGTAACGATCCACCTCGCCGTCTACAAGTTCGGCTGGGATACGGAGCCGGAGGGTCGGTTCGACCTCACCGTCATCTCCAGTGGCGCCCACTTCGTCGTTCCGTTCGGCGTCCTCATCTACACCTTGCTCTGGCTTCGATACACGCCGATGGCCGCGGGAAAGTGGGCTGTTGTTTCACTCCTCGTCGTCATGCTCCTGAAGAAGGTCACCACTGAGGGAGTCTCTCTGGGAACCGCCAAAACCGGGATTGGCGACGTGTTCAGAGGTTTCAAACAGGGGGCGCTCGAACTCGCCCCGTTCGTGGGCGTCCTCGGGTCGCTCGGTCTCGCGATCGGTATGCTCAATCAGACCGGCGTCACACAGAAAATCAGCGTCAATATAATCGGACTCGCGGGCGGCGGGTTGCTGCTGACCCTCTTTCTGACGATGGTCATCAGTCTCCTGTTCGGGATGGGGATGCCGACCATCGCCGCGTACCTCCTTATGGTCGTCTTGGTTACTCCCGCGCTCGTTGAGGTCGGTGTAGAGCCCGTCGTCACTCACCTGTTCGTGTTCTACTTCGGGATGCTGTCCGCCATCACGCCCCCAGTTGCTATCTCGGTCGTAATAGCGACTGAGATCGCGAGAAGTAGCTTTATCAGCACCGCCAAACAGTCGTTACGTATCGGACTGGTGGGGTTCATCGTTCCGTACGTTTTCGTCAGAAACACCAGTTTGCTGTTCTGGTCGTATCCCGAAACGATACTTCAGTTGGGCATCGTCACGGTTAGTCTCCTGGGTCTTGCGGTCGCCCTGACCGCCTACGACTGGAAGGACGATCTGAACCTTTTCGGCCGGAGCACGTACGGCGTGCTCGCGATTGTCGGCATGTTCGGTCCGATGCTCGGACGCCTCCTCGCCGTCGGCTGTCTGCTCACGCTGTTCGCACTGGTTTACGTAAACCTCCCGGTCAGGCAGATGTTGATACGGGCGCCCGCCTGAAGGAAGCGAGTGGTGGCGCGTAGTCGATTGATCGGCGCATCCCGCAGGGAGGACAGGGCAGTAATTCCCCCCGCCAGGAGTATTACAACGAGAGGGTGATGTAGCCCTGTCCGGAGATCTTCGCAGTGCTTTCGGGGGGGACGACGGTCGTGGAGACGGTTTCCTCAAGAATAGCAGGCCCCTCTACTGATGTCGCATGCGGGAGCGGACGCTCGTAGATCTCAGTCTCGGTGAACCCCGTCCGCTCGAAGTAGACCTCCCGGGTTCCACGGTGTGCATCCCGATCGCTCGTCGACCCCTCGCGTTCGAGTGCTGACGTGGGAATGCGTGCGTTCGCACGTAGTATCACGATTTCGAACGGTTCGTCGGCCCGCGCATAGCCGTAAATCCGCTCGTGTCGATCGTTGAACTCCTCGCGGATGTCCTCCAGCATCCCATCGTTGGATGTGGGATTCGGGACGGGGACGGTAAGTTCGTAGGATTGTCCCACGTACCGGACGTCGGCCTTGTAATCGAGCGTCGCTCGCTCCTCGGCCAGTCCCTGGTCCCGTATCCGGGAGAACAGTTTACTCTCGAGTTCCTCGAACTGCTCTCTCAGGAGCCCTTCGTCTGGCTCCCGGCCCCTGTAGGACCGAGACTCGTCCAGCCGAATCGGCGCCACGAGGAGCCCCTTCGCGGAAAAGACGCCGGGGTCACGCGGGACGATCACCTCCTCGATGTCCATCTCCCTTGCGACGTTAGCCGCGTGGAGCGGGCCTGCCCCGCCGAAAGCGACGAGGCGGAACTTCCGGGGGTCTTCCCCCCGCTTCAGCGTCACCTTGCGAATGTTACGCGCCAGACTGGCGTTCGCTATCTTGATAGTGCTGAGGGCCGCTTCGGGGACGGACTGGTCCAGCGGTTCCGCGATCGTTTCCTCGAACCGGTGCTTCGTCGCTGCTACGTCCAGGTCCATCTCCCCTCCCAAGAACGTATCGTCGTTAATTCGGCCGAGGAGGAGGTTCGCGTCCGTCACCGTCGGCTCGGTGCCTCCTCGACCGTAACAGATCGGTCCCGGGTCCGCACCGGCACTCTCCGGACCCACTCGTAACGCCTCTCCTTCATCTATCCAGGCGACGCTCCCACCACCGGCCCCGACAGTAACGACGTCGATCATAGTCGTCTTCAGCGGCAACTGATTTATCTCCCCTTCCGTGGTCCGAACTATTTCCCCGTCGTGGACGACGCTGACGTCCGCGCTGGTCCCGCCCACGTCCATCCCGATCATGTTTGTCTTCCCGATCTCATCGCTCAACCGTTTGACGGCCACCGCACCCGCCGCCGGCCCGGAGACGAACGTACGGACGGCGTTGTTCACCGCCTCCTGGCTCCCGAAGAGTCCCCCGCCAGAATGCATCACGTTCAGCGGCGCGTCGACACCGAGTTCGCCTATTCCGCTGTCGATATTGTATATGTAATCACGGATAGTGGTTTTGAGCCCCTGGTTGAGCACCGTCGTGACCGTGCGGTCGTATTCGCGGATCTCGGGGAATACCTCCGAGGAGAGCGCGAAATCCATCTCCGGATCGACGCGCTCGATTACCTCACCGACCTGACGCTCGTGGTCCCCGTTCAGATACGAGAACAGCATGGACACGACTATCGACTCGACGCCCTCGCCGGTCAGTTCCTCGACTGCCTCGACCACCTCCGTTTCGTCCACGTCCTCGAGAACCGCTCCGTTCGAGTCGATCCGTCCGGAGACCTCTTTTCGGAGGTGACGGGGAACGAGCGTTTGCGGGCTGTCGACGAAGAAATTGAATATCTCCTCTTCGGGCCGCGTCTGATCACCGATCTCGATTATGTCCCGCAGTCCCTGGTTCGTGATGAGCCCCATTTCGGGTAGCCGCTCTTCGAGGACCGCGTTCGTCCCTATCGTGGTCCCGTGTGAAAAGAACGACACGTCGACCGCGTCCACTCCCGTGGTCTTCAACACCTTCTCGACTCCTGCCAGAACGCCGTCTTCGAGTTCTGGAGGCGTCGAATCGACCTTGGTTACATGATACTGTCCACTCGCCTCGTCGTAGATGATCACGTCCGTGAACGTGCCACCGGTGTCGACGCCGATTCGGACGCTCATTTGCCACCACCTCCGGTCGCCGCCTCGGCTTGCTCCAGTTCTTCGCGGCGTTCTTCCGTCTTCTCCCAGTCGACGGCCCGCCGTTCGAGGTCAAGAACGACCCCATAGACCTCGTAGGCCCGTTCCTCGGACACTTTCCCGTCGATCACGTCCCGCAGGACGCTCTCGGGGTCGCGCTGTAGTGGGGGACCGTAGCCGCCACCACCGGGGGTCTGGACGCTGGCGATATCGTTCTGGCCGAGCGTGACGTTGTCCTTCGAATCGAGGATGTCCGGATCGTCGCTTTCCGGGTTGATCACGTATCTCGCACTGCTCGCCGATCCCCCTCCGAACAACCCCCAGGGTTGGCTCTCCTTCCGGTCGGAAAGCACCGAGAACTCCGTTTCGGGGGCGTAAAATTCCAGATCCCGGCGAAGTCCCATCCCGCCCCGGTATCGGCCAGGACCCTGGGAGTCTTGGCGTAGTTCGTACCGTCGGACGTACACCGGTACCTCGGTTTCTAGCTCCTCTATTGGGCTGTTGGCGGTGTTTTGTGCGTGCGGCTGAACCGCCTCCAAGCCGTCTTTGGTCGGACGAGCACCGTATCCGCCAGCGAGCGACTCCATGAACACCTTGAACTGATCGTCGCGAGGATCCATCCCGCCGTAGGTTACTATACACGCCACACCCTTTGAGGAGGCGATCGTGCGATCCGGCATGACTTCGGCCATGGCTTTCGTGATCAGATCACTGATGCGCATCCCGACCTCCATACACCCAACTATCGGCGCGTTTTCCCCCGGATTTACCATCGACCCTTCGGGCAGATGCATGCTGAACGGCCGGTAGAACCCCTCGTTTTTGGGGAGCTCACCGCCGCCCAAAAACGACATAATCACCGGGAGACAGCCGGCCAGCGTGATCGCCTCCGGCGCGTTCAGGGGGCCCTTGTTTTGATCCGCCGTCCCCTCGAAGTCGACCTTGATTTCGTCGTCCTCGATGACGACCGCCAGCGCGAGTTTCACCGGCTCGTTGACGACACCGTCCCCGTCGAGATAATCCTCGGCTTCGTACCGCCCGTCGGGGAGTTCCTCGATCGCGGCCCGGACGAGTTCCTCCGTGTAGTCGACCAGCTCACCTAAACGGGCTTCGAAGGATTCTCGACCGTATTCCTCGAGAAGTTCGAGGTACCGTTCCGTTCCGATCCTGTTCGTCCCCAATTGAGCGTGGTAGTCGCCCTCGCGCTTCTCCGGGGCACGGACGTTGCGAAGGATAAGATCCATTATATTGTCGTCGTACTCCCAGTTCTCGACCGCTTTCGTGCCGGGGATGATGAGCCCTTCCGGATATATTTCGGTTTCGTCCGTCGGAAGACTGCCGGCGATCGCACCACCGATATCCACATGGTGGGCAATATTGGCCGCGTAGCCGACGATCTCCTCTCGGTGAAATATCGGGGAGATCAGAGTGATGTCGGGGAGATGTGTACCGCCTCGATAGGGGTCGTTCACCAGGACGCCGTCGCCGGTCTCTAGCTCGTCGACGAGCGGCTTCATGTTCCGGGGGACAGACGACACGAGCGAGCCGATGTGGTGGGGTGCCTGCGGCTGTGCCACCAGATTGAAATCGGCGTCGAACACCGCACAGGTGAAATCCTTTCTCGTCTTGATATTGGTCGAATAGGCGGTACGCTGGAGTGTGACCTCCATTTCCTCGACGACACTCTTCAGTTGATGTCGAAATATTTCTATATCTGTCCGAGGGGGCATATCGTAGCCTCTTCATTCTATCGTCGTTTATAATTTGTGGTGATACCAAGAGGTTCGTGGTGTCGACACGGGCACACCAAGGACGTTTGTGTGGTCTCACGGACGTGGAGACGCGTGTGTTCGGTGACATCGATCACTGCTGGCGGGGGGTCGGAATCCTCTCCATCCCCGGGGCTGAGCTGGTTATATGACCGAACGGTTCCGCTGGCCCGCTCCCAGCGTAGGACGACCCTGCCCGACGCGGGGAGTACCCGACTCCAGGGAGCGTAGATTTAATATCGTTGCTCGAGAACTCCGGGGCGTTATGGATCGAGCTGGCAATAGGACCACCCACGACATCTGGAAGGACCGACAGAAACTCACACCCGACAAGGAGTTCCTCGTCTTCGAGGACGCCGACGGCGAAACGAGTCGGTTCACCTACGCCGAACTAAACGACGGGATCAATCGGACGGCGAACGCCCTCCGGGACGAGCTCGGTATCGGCGAGGGGGACAAGGTAACGATCCACCTCACGAACTCCCCCGAGTACCTGCTTACCTGGTTCGGGGCGATGCGGGCCGGGGCCGTCGTCGTTCACTCGAACGCGAACCACACCGCCGGCGAGGTGAACTACACGATCGACAACTCCGACTCGGTCGCGGCCATCACCCAGCCCGGCTTCGAGGCGGTCGTCGACGAGGCGGCCGAGGGAACGGCCGTCGACACGAAGATACTCGTTCGGACGGACGAGGCGGAGGGGGACAAGCACGTCTTCGACGACCTGATCGACGGTGCGAGCACGGACCCGCCCGACGTCGACCTGCGTGCCGACGACACGGCCCAGATCATGTTCACCTCGGGAACCACGTCCGCCCCCAAGGGCGTCGTCCACACCCACGCCAACCTGGTGAACGCCAGCATGCGGATCGGGCAGTCCGCACACGCCCGTCCGGACGACCGGAACCTGACGGCCCTGCCGCTGTTTCACGTCAACGGCCAGATCGTCAGCCTGCTGTCGATGCTCGGCGTCGGCGGGTCGCTCGTCCTCCTCGAGACGTACGACACCGGGACCTACATGGGGAAGGTACGCGAGTACGAGGCGACGCTGACGAGCCTGATCGGGACCCAGGTTCGTGCGCTGCTGATGACGCCCGAACAGCCGGCCGACGGATCGAACGACCTCCGGGAGGTCTTCTTCGCTATCAACATCACCGAAGACGAGAAGGAGACCTTCGTGGAACGGTTCGACGTCTCGTTGATGAACGGCTACGGGCTCACCGAGACGGTGACGGGGGTCACGATGACGCCCCCGTACAGCGACCGGCGGTACCCATCGATCGGCGTGCCCCAGAGCGAGCGGGTCATCCACCTCGTCGACGACGACGGGAACGAGGTCCCCGACGGCGAACGCGGGGAGATCGCGGTCGAGGGCGTTCGCGGCCGGACGATATTCAAGGAGTACTACCAGATGCCCGAAAAGACCGAGGAGGCCTTCACCGACGAGGGCTGGTTCCTCACGGGTGACATCGGTCGATTCGACGAGCTCGGCTACGTCTACTTCGTCGACCGGAAGAAGAACATCATCAAGACGCGCGGCGAGAACGTAAGCGAGAGCCAGGTGGAGAACGCCCTGGAGGAGCACCCGAAGATCGGCGAGGTGGCGGTCGTCGGCGCCCCTCACGAGGTGTACGACGAGGTGGTGAAGGCCTACGTCCTGCCGGCTGACCCCGAACTGACGCCGGAGGAGGTCGTCGAGTACGCCGAGGAGAACCTCGCCGAGTTCAAGGTCCCCGAGGAGGTGGAGTTCGTCGAGGAGTTCCCGCGGACGAGCATCGGCAAGGTGGAGAAGGTGACGCTTCGAGAGCAAGAGGGCGCCGAATGAGTTCCCGGATCGACCCGGCGGCCTACGAGGACGATATCGGCACCGTCAGTTCGCGGGAGTTCGGAGAGATCACCCGACGGCAGGTTCGCCGGTACGCCCGAGCGGTCGAGGACGACAACCCGCTGTACACCGACGTCGAGTTCGCCCGCGAGCAGGGGTACGACGACCTGGTGGTGCCGCCGAACTTCCTCTCGGCGGTCATCGACCCCGGCGCGGGAAAGCCGGCCGACGAGCTCCGGCGGGACGGAACCGCGCCGGACTCGATCCCGGTGACGATCCCGGAGGACGCGATGCTCATGGGCGGCGGACAGGACATCACGATCAACAGGTACGTGACGGCCGGCGAGTCCATCACCGAGGAGGAGACGTTCACCGACATCTACCAGAAGGACGCGGAGTTCGGGACACTGACGTTCGTCGAACGGACGTCCGAGTACGTCGCCGACGAGGCGGCGCCGTGTATCGAGTGCGACAAGACGCTCATCGTGGGGGACGCGCCGTGACCTCGCTGGACGACGTCGCGGTCGGGGACGAACTCCCGCCGCTGGAGAAGGAGTTCACGAAGCCACAGCTGTTCCGGTACAGTGCCGTTACGTGGAACCCCCATCGCATCCACTACGACACCGAGTACGCACGCGAAGAGGGCCACCCTGACGTCCTCGTCCAGCAGCACATGCACGGGGCGGTCGTCCAGCAGTTGCTCCTCGATTGGCTCGGGACCGACGGCGAGCTGTGTTCGCTGTCGTGGCGAAACGTCGGTCGGGCGACGAGCGAGCAGGTGCTGATCGTCGAAGCCGAGGTGACCGACGTCGACCGCGAGGCGAATCGTATCGACTTCGAGGTCAGCACCCGCACCGAACGGGAACGGTGCGCCGAGGGGGCCGCGTCGGTCCGGCTCTTCGAGA
This genomic interval carries:
- a CDS encoding NAD(P)-binding domain-containing protein, with translation MTTIDTVGVLGYGEAGETFADAFLDAGYDVAVTNRSPAALRERLADGPPAVADSPAALARRSDLIVSCVWPATAVDVAEAALDGVGDGRERWFYDVNSVSPRSTARIDRTFEGTNTTFLNGAIMGGASGPPETVRLTVAGVGREPVADRLLAVGFDVASMGDDLRGPAVLKLSRSAITKGILPLIVDATLLARHYGLEEELFEGLDPAFATDAFDEYVHRAFRALAAGSESERRLGEAREMLETAADAGYRAPTIDATHELFRIAHAAELSGETREGTLARLAEAYRLSEADDGDRPDA
- a CDS encoding TAXI family TRAP transporter solute-binding subunit, with amino-acid sequence MERRTYVQTAGSIAAGGAIGLSGCIGALDSGPDSLVFGFTPNTSFYSFLQGFAAMVNENTDQVEVSVQPVEANNAAPRMLAEDDIDIGTVSNWTIQRIINGEEPFGDIDAEYYQLFNVFDLMWTYMTNHGEWETIEDIESGSQVSPGPRGSSSATMLLYVLEEYGGLSDYVRANVGFTEQATAFSEDRLDIGSFSFTNGPFLPAWMQEATSAVDVTVLDIPDSIVSQLESDERVRMFSIEPPSDMRESFANIPESVPTPTGVFNFIATSEESYEPLREFLTVGFENRSGLADVHQMGNFYSSEGYWVKNPFNNVPFHPAAADLYEEKGLWKDEYERGDQ
- a CDS encoding TRAP transporter permease, with the translated sequence MTRVGWLPSGVSLSISRERTLVATVYVLAVGLSLYCLYYAFFTPIAATRFANGFLGIGLALHFLWQIRSSESATESASTDMVPPETNEGAEATAPGTEPRNARFRSRISEWVRRTVGLDLAAFRSRIEGQWSVAYVLFALASLGLSLYVELNFDRLLDTAPAVGYTSMDITAGALAIFLVTYATYLAYGWVLAGVVVGSLIFAYLGPIMPGVLRHPGVTPREMTIVGAMQLSGIYGFILSVGARWLSLFIIFAGMAREYGAIDYISDIGQELTNVFRTGVVHVAVVSSMIMGSINGSAAANTATTGSFTIPMMKRQGVRSDYAGAVEAVASSGGQMLPPVMGLAAFLMADILNISYFRIVQYALFPALLFYFTVAVTIHLAVYKFGWDTEPEGRFDLTVISSGAHFVVPFGVLIYTLLWLRYTPMAAGKWAVVSLLVVMLLKKVTTEGVSLGTAKTGIGDVFRGFKQGALELAPFVGVLGSLGLAIGMLNQTGVTQKISVNIIGLAGGGLLLTLFLTMVISLLFGMGMPTIAAYLLMVVLVTPALVEVGVEPVVTHLFVFYFGMLSAITPPVAISVVIATEIARSSFISTAKQSLRIGLVGFIVPYVFVRNTSLLFWSYPETILQLGIVTVSLLGLAVALTAYDWKDDLNLFGRSTYGVLAIVGMFGPMLGRLLAVGCLLTLFALVYVNLPVRQMLIRAPA
- a CDS encoding hydantoinase/oxoprolinase family protein, translated to MSVRIGVDTGGTFTDVIIYDEASGQYHVTKVDSTPPELEDGVLAGVEKVLKTTGVDAVDVSFFSHGTTIGTNAVLEERLPEMGLITNQGLRDIIEIGDQTRPEEEIFNFFVDSPQTLVPRHLRKEVSGRIDSNGAVLEDVDETEVVEAVEELTGEGVESIVVSMLFSYLNGDHERQVGEVIERVDPEMDFALSSEVFPEIREYDRTVTTVLNQGLKTTIRDYIYNIDSGIGELGVDAPLNVMHSGGGLFGSQEAVNNAVRTFVSGPAAGAVAVKRLSDEIGKTNMIGMDVGGTSADVSVVHDGEIVRTTEGEINQLPLKTTMIDVVTVGAGGGSVAWIDEGEALRVGPESAGADPGPICYGRGGTEPTVTDANLLLGRINDDTFLGGEMDLDVAATKHRFEETIAEPLDQSVPEAALSTIKIANASLARNIRKVTLKRGEDPRKFRLVAFGGAGPLHAANVAREMDIEEVIVPRDPGVFSAKGLLVAPIRLDESRSYRGREPDEGLLREQFEELESKLFSRIRDQGLAEERATLDYKADVRYVGQSYELTVPVPNPTSNDGMLEDIREEFNDRHERIYGYARADEPFEIVILRANARIPTSALEREGSTSDRDAHRGTREVYFERTGFTETEIYERPLPHATSVEGPAILEETVSTTVVPPESTAKISGQGYITLSL
- a CDS encoding hydantoinase B/oxoprolinase family protein, producing MPPRTDIEIFRHQLKSVVEEMEVTLQRTAYSTNIKTRKDFTCAVFDADFNLVAQPQAPHHIGSLVSSVPRNMKPLVDELETGDGVLVNDPYRGGTHLPDITLISPIFHREEIVGYAANIAHHVDIGGAIAGSLPTDETEIYPEGLIIPGTKAVENWEYDDNIMDLILRNVRAPEKREGDYHAQLGTNRIGTERYLELLEEYGRESFEARLGELVDYTEELVRAAIEELPDGRYEAEDYLDGDGVVNEPVKLALAVVIEDDEIKVDFEGTADQNKGPLNAPEAITLAGCLPVIMSFLGGGELPKNEGFYRPFSMHLPEGSMVNPGENAPIVGCMEVGMRISDLITKAMAEVMPDRTIASSKGVACIVTYGGMDPRDDQFKVFMESLAGGYGARPTKDGLEAVQPHAQNTANSPIEELETEVPVYVRRYELRQDSQGPGRYRGGMGLRRDLEFYAPETEFSVLSDRKESQPWGLFGGGSASSARYVINPESDDPDILDSKDNVTLGQNDIASVQTPGGGGYGPPLQRDPESVLRDVIDGKVSEERAYEVYGVVLDLERRAVDWEKTEERREELEQAEAATGGGGK
- a CDS encoding AMP-binding protein, with the translated sequence MDRAGNRTTHDIWKDRQKLTPDKEFLVFEDADGETSRFTYAELNDGINRTANALRDELGIGEGDKVTIHLTNSPEYLLTWFGAMRAGAVVVHSNANHTAGEVNYTIDNSDSVAAITQPGFEAVVDEAAEGTAVDTKILVRTDEAEGDKHVFDDLIDGASTDPPDVDLRADDTAQIMFTSGTTSAPKGVVHTHANLVNASMRIGQSAHARPDDRNLTALPLFHVNGQIVSLLSMLGVGGSLVLLETYDTGTYMGKVREYEATLTSLIGTQVRALLMTPEQPADGSNDLREVFFAINITEDEKETFVERFDVSLMNGYGLTETVTGVTMTPPYSDRRYPSIGVPQSERVIHLVDDDGNEVPDGERGEIAVEGVRGRTIFKEYYQMPEKTEEAFTDEGWFLTGDIGRFDELGYVYFVDRKKNIIKTRGENVSESQVENALEEHPKIGEVAVVGAPHEVYDEVVKAYVLPADPELTPEEVVEYAEENLAEFKVPEEVEFVEEFPRTSIGKVEKVTLREQEGAE
- a CDS encoding FAS1-like dehydratase domain-containing protein, with the protein product MSSRIDPAAYEDDIGTVSSREFGEITRRQVRRYARAVEDDNPLYTDVEFAREQGYDDLVVPPNFLSAVIDPGAGKPADELRRDGTAPDSIPVTIPEDAMLMGGGQDITINRYVTAGESITEEETFTDIYQKDAEFGTLTFVERTSEYVADEAAPCIECDKTLIVGDAP